In Weissella tructae, the DNA window TGCCTTCCAATAATATGTCTGGATTAATTTCATCAAATAATAACAATGTACTAATCCGAGGGACGTCATATTTTCCTTGTTTTACTAAATTTAAATGGTCGCTAAATTCATTCATCATATCATCAGTAATTTCTGTACTTTCACAAGTATTCCAAAAATGCTGTCGCCAAATATCCCCTTCTTGTGTTTTGTTATTATGAATTATTTCCCACATCATTTTACGTGTTTTTATATTGAACTCTTGCAAAACCGTACATACATACTGTGTGTACGGTGCACCCGACTTAAAATACTCATTCATAATTTCATCTAGACATTCTATATCGGAAAGTTGAATAGTGATTTTTAAAGTAGTCACTAAAAAATCTTGTTGTTTTATATACTCTAATTTTTCCAATGACTTCGCTAACCTAAACAAACGTCCTATATCTACCATGTTATAGTTATTTATTTTAGGTCTAATAAGGTCTATTCCTTTTTCATAATCCCATTCTTGTTTATCAGATAACAATTCTAATACTACTAAGTATTTCTCTATTCCAGATATTTCATTAATTTTAAAATAATTCTGTACAGTAACATTTTTCTCAATACCTAATTTATTTAACCTTCTAAAAGCCATGTACGTCGAAAAACTTATATCAACGTTTTGAATATCAATATATTTTTTAATGCATTCAAAATCGAACTTTAATATTTCAACATTAAAATCTTCTCGACCGTACCAAGAATAGCTATATAAAAACTTAGTTATAATATTTTTATATCTATCATCTTGGTAAAAAATAGATAGATTTTGCCAAATAAAATTTCTTAACTCTTTTACTCCATCTGTAAGAGTTATATCCCATGATATGAATCTTACTGATTTTGTATCATTAAATTCTGTTATTGAATATGATATATTTAAGAATTCTTGCATTATTTGTATTACAACACGGTCGTGATTTTCTGATTTTCCAAAAAAATGTTTCCAAAATTCTTTTAAAAATTTCAATTCAATCTCGTAATCATTTTGATAAGAATCTTTTGTGGGTAAATACTCTTTTACGCCCATATACACATCCAAAATATAATCCGGTCTCTTCAACAATATTTGTGACAATAATCTTATCGCGTTGGGCATATATTCTAATCGCTTAAATCCGGCTAAAATTTTTATTTCTGAAATTTTAATATTGTGATTCTTTTTATCTCTTTCGAATATATCTTCTGTAACTTCCCGTTTTTCGACAGTACTAGACCATAAGTTACTACGTTCTCTAATCATACTTAGAGCTTTCAACTCATCGAAAACATAAAATGTTTCTAATAAGTAATTAGACAATTTTTCATCACTAACACGCCAAAGTTCCTTTACTTCTTTTTGTAAATACGTGAAATATTCTGAATCATTGAACATAGATAATTGTGTGTTTAATATCGTAATCAATCTTTCTGAGTCCGATACATAAAACATTTTTATCAATTCTGAAATTTTTATTAATTTTTTATCCAATAAAACATACTCAATGATGTAATCTTTAAATATTTGATCCGTAACATTTGGGATTCCTAAATAAATGTCTATCAACTCAAAATTTGTCAAACGTTGAAGGCTTTCTTCATATTCAAATTTTGTAATAGATAGATATTCCACTAACATATTAGCATTTTTATTATTTTCAATATTCACTTTACCAAAATATGATAAAACAAATAATGTTTTAATATCTATGATTGTTAACTCATTTTTTTCTAGCAAAGGATTAAAATGTGCCTTAAAAAGATCTGTGATTGTTTCTATATTTTTCAATTCACGTTTAGCCAATTTTGCCGCTAATACCGCAATTCTAGGATTTCCTTTTGCGATTTTTAATATGTCTTTTCGTACTCCGTCATTTTTGATGTCCATCGAGCGTTCCAGAATTTCATCAATTTTTATGTCGCTCACACCAGTCATTGAAATTTCTGCTTGTTGATCAAATCTTTGAAACTTTTTTCTAATGTTGTTCACTTCATATAACCTAGCTGTTCCAACAATTTTTACTCGTGGTCGTTGTTCTTGAAAAAAAGAAAGGATAGCATCTAAATTTTTTGTTTGATTTACATCGTCAAAAATGACCAGATATTGTTTTCTTTCATCAATTTGTACTCTTATATCATTATATAAAGGCAAGCCATTATTTTTTATAACAATCACTTCGTAGCCTATGGTCTCAAAATATTTAGCAATTTCTAATACTGTACGTGTTTTACCCACCCCTGGAGCACCCATAATTAACGTTGCCTGTTTCTCCATGATAATCTCTTTAATCTCTTCTAAAACGCTGTCAATAGGTATATACATGAGCTCCAAGGGAGCCATCAAATGGTTTTTATCATAATGTTCAATAAAACTAGATTGTGAAAAAATTTGATTCGAATCTACTTGAATATCTAAGTAATCTTTTGCAAGTCGCGGATACTTTTGATTTATATCCATTGCAATATCTCGTAATGTTAAGATTTGTAATGGAATATTCTCCGCACTTTTTTTCAATTTTTGATTATCCTCTACACTAATTCTATCTGCAGTTGAAACCAAAATAATTTGTTTAATTAAATCATTATCAATATTAACTTTATTCTTATTTAAAACGTCTGCTAAATCTGATTTCATTTTTGTGACAGACTTAGCACTTGTTCCGTACATTATTAATGTATACGTACCATCTTCGTGTGCAATATAGGAATCTGGAACGCCAATAATAGGTTTATTTGTACCATATTGTACTCCATATGACTTTAATTCGCTAAAATATTTCAATCCAAGATAGTCATCCATCATTTTTTGGAATATTCCACCTTCTAATACTTTCAGTCTATTCTCAATTTCCGTTATTATTGCCATCATCCTATCACCTCAATACACTTTATTTTCTATACACGCCATGTATGTTTAATTATAAAACAAAAACACCCAACCGCCTAAGCGATTGGGTGTTTTCATATTTGATAGTTGAATAACGTCCAACTCTCGATAACGAATAATCGTAAAGATTAACGCTTTGAGAATTGTGATGCCTTACGGGCCTTCTTTAGACCAGGCTTCTTACGTTCCTTCATACGTGCGTCACGAGTCAACAATCCTGCTGACTTCAAAGCTGCACGGAAGTCTGGGTCAACTTGCAAAAGGGCACGTGAGATACCGTGACGGATTGCACCTGATTGACCAGAGAAACCTCCACCATCAACGTTAACCAATACGTCGTATTGACCAAGTGTTTCAGTAACGTTGAATGGTTGAACCATAACCTCACGCAAGTTAGCGAAAGGAATGTATTGTTCAGCTGAACGACCGTTGATTGTAATCGCACCGTTACCAGGTACCAAACGTACACGAGCAACAGAGTTCTTACGACGACCAGTTCCGTAGTATTGTACAGTAGCCATAATAAACTATTCTCCTTTCGTTAAATTAGATAAGGTTGTTGATGTCCAACAACACTGGTTGTTGCGCTTCGTGGTTGTGTTCTGAACCAGCGAAGACATGCAACTTCAAACCTTGTTGGCGACCAAGAGATCCCTTTGGCAACATTCCGTGAACTGAAAGTTCAAGCAAACGTTGTGGGTTCTTTTCACGCAAGTCACCGGCCTTACGTTGCTTCAATCCACCAGGGTGGTTTGAGTGGTGGTAGTAAATCTTGTCAGATGCCTTGTTACCAGTCAAAGCGACCTTTTCAGCATTGATAATGATTACGTTGTCACCAGTGTCAACGTGGGGTGTGAAAGTTGGCTTGTTCTTACCGCGCAAGATTGATGCTGCTACAGTTGAGATACGTCCCAAAGGAACATCAGTCGCGTCAAGAATGTACCACTTGCGATCAATTTCACCGGCTTTTGCCATATAAGTTGTACGCATGGAAATTTCCTCCAATAATTTGTTTGTTTACTTTACCAAAAAATATAAATAGTCGTACCAGGACAATTCCCAAATTGTGGTTGGTAAACAATACCAGCTTTAATCTTACCGCGTATGTTGCGTGTCGTCAATGTAAAATCTGGATAAATTACCTAATTCAATTTAGTATCGAACTTCAACGAGATACAACCCTTGTGCGGGTGCGGTAAAGCGTGCTTCTTGTCGATCTTTAACCTCAAATAAACGTTTGATATCGTCTACCGGTCGTGAACCATGACCAATTTCCAACAACACACCGACCATGATACGGATCTGATTATATAGGAAACCATTACCTGAGAATTCAAACCAAATTTCATTCTCTTCCGGCTTCAAAATCATTTCCGCTGAGTACACAGTACGAACAGTTGTCTTTTGTTGGAATCCTGCAGCGACAAAGCTCAACCAGTCATGTTCACCCACATAATCACCGATCGCTTGTTGCATCAGGTCTGTATCTAAACGACGATTCCAGTGTCCTGTATAGTTACGCTTAAATGGGTCACGGAATTCCGTTGTTGAGAAACGGTAACGGTATGTCTTATCATGTGCGGCATATTGCGCATGGAATTCATCATCCACAATTTCAACATCCTTGATACCAATATCATATGGCAACATCGTTGATAGTCCCTTACGAACTGCCTCAGCTGGAATATTAAATGGTAAATCAAAATGGGCCACTTGTCCAATTGCATGAACACGCGCATCGGTACGCCCAGATCCTTGGACACGAATAGGTTCCGCTGGATTTTTAGCCATCTTATTAACGGCCGCTTCTAATTCTAATTGGACTGTTCGCTTTCCGGGTTGGACTTGCCAACCAAAAAAATCAGTTCCATCATAAGCAATCGTTGCTTTATATCGTGGCATTTCTTACTCCTAAATCTAAATAAATCGGGTTGCAAACAAAGCAATTCCAAATATAAAAAAGCCGGCATATGCTACGACGTCTTTATAACTTGATTCCAAGACACGGTAACGACTGCGGTCTTCGCTATCACGATAACCACGTGCTTCCATAGCATCCCCTAATTCAATGGCACGCTTAATGGCATTCACGAACAACGGAATCATCAACGGTACATATGATTTTGCTCGTTGGAATAAATTACCTTCGTTGAACTTAACACCACGTGCACGTTGGGCATTCATAATGTTTTCAGCTTCATCCATCAATGTTGGCACAAAACGTAACGCAATTGAAACCATCAATGCTAATTCTGCAACAGGCACATGTAGCTTCTTCAATGGCGCTAATAATGACTCCATTGCATTCGCAACCAATAGTGGCGGTGTTGTTAACGTTAGAATCGTTGAGAACATAATAATCAACATGAAACGCACAAACACAATCAAACTATTAATCACACCATCTTGTGTAATACGTACCCCCCCTAAGTCCACCCACACTGGTCCAGTTTGAATAAAGAATAATTGTAGCACCGTTGTCAAAAGCATCAATAAGGCGATTGGCCTCAGACCCTTTAAAAAGACCCCAAAACCTAGCCCGGTTAACGCAATTGATAAAAAGGTAAAGACCGTAGCCACAAGATAGCCCCAAGCATTATCTGCCATAAAAATAATAAAGATAAAACTAAAGCTCAAGACAAATTTCGTTCGTGGATCTAATTGATGCACCCATGAATTACCTGGTAAATAACGCCCAATAATTAACTTACCCATGTGCGCCTCCTTGTAACTCTTTTACCAATTCATCTGCCAAGGCATCCATGTCTAACACTTGGTTCAATTGAATCCCCTTCATCGCTAATGCATCCGCAAATTGTTGCGCAGCAGGAACATCTAATTGATGTTGTTGTAGCCAGTCACTGTCCGCAAAGATATCACTTGTTGGTCCTTCTTTTAGGACAGTCCCACCTTCAAAGACAATCACATGACTGGCATATTCAGCAACGAACTCCATTTGATGCGTAATCAAGACAACTGTCAGATTACGCTCCGCTTGGAGCCGCCCAAACAAGGCCATTAATTCTGTTTGTCCCGCTGGATCAAGACCAGCCGTTGGTTCATCTAAAATTAACAAGTCTGGTTGCATGGCTAGGATACCAGCGATTGCCACACGACGCATTTGTCCACCTGATAAATCAAAAGGGGTGCGTTCATCAAAGCGTTCATCCATTCCTACCGTACGCAATGCTTTTTGCGCCGCAATCTTAGCATCTGCTTCTGAGACACCATAATTCATTGGACCAAACATAACGTCTTGCAAAACAGTTTGTTCAAATAATTGCGCTTCTGGGAATTGAAATACCATCCCAATATGTTCACGCATATCATTAAGTACTTTTTTCTTCGTAGTTGCGGTAATCACATGTTCCCCAACAGTGACAGTTCCAAGTGTTGGTTGTGTTAGTCCGTCCAACATCTGAACCATCGTTGATTTCCCTGACCCCGTATGACCAATAACAGCTGTAAAGGCTTGTTCTGGGATATTCAAATTAACATCATGTAATCCTGACGTCGCAAATGGCGTTCCAGCTTGATACGTAAAACTTACTTCTTCGAAATTGATTGCCATAACCAGTCCGCCATCCCTTCTGTCGTCATATACGCTTCAGGTACTGTGATGCCACGCGCAACTAACTTTTCTTTTAATTGTTCTGCGAATGGGACGCTCAGTCCCAACTCACGTAATTTATGTGCATTCACGAAAATATCAGCTGGTTGTCCGATTTCACGAATCTGACCATCACTTAGTACGACCACCTTGTCAGCGTGTGAAGCTTCATCAATGTCATGCGTAATAGACAAGACAGTTAATTCATCACCCATAGCTGCCTTTAGTTCACGAACCAAGGCAATCATTTCAGTACGCCCTTGTGGGTCTAACATCGCCGTTGCTTCATCAAGAATTAGAATCTTGGGTTCAACTGCTAAAACAGATGCAATGGCAACACGTTGCTTTTGTCCACCTGATAGTCGCGCTGGTTCACGATCAGCAAATTCGCTCATGTGCACACGATCTAATACAGATGCAACACGTGGTAGCATTTCTTCTCGTGGCATATTACGGTTTTCTAATCCAAAAGCAACATCATCTTCCACCGTGGCACCAACGAATTGGTTATCTGGATTTTGAAAGACCATCCCCACTAAATCACGAATTGTCCAAACATTGTCGGCATCTACTAACACACCGTCAATTTTAATCGTTCCCTCTGTTGGTACTAATAAGTAATTCAACAATTTAGCAAACGTTGACTTACCTGACCCATTACGACCAATGATCGCAACCCATTCCCCTTGTTGGATGGTCAAATTGATATGTTCTAATGCTGGTTGATCCGCATTTTGATATGTAAACGAAATATCATTAACTTCAATTATGTTCGCCATGATTCTATGCCCTTTCGTGTAAACTTATTCTTACTATCATACCAAATATCACTTAAATTGGCTTGAATTATTCTACCGAACCCTAATCTTGCAATGCTATACTAGACTATTATGTCATTCAAATTTTAGGAGGTAATCATGGGACAACGTGTTACTTGGATTGATTTAGCCAAGGGACTGACCATCTTATTAGTTGTTTTAGGTCATGTCATCATTGGGCTATTCGATTCACACGTCTATTCAGGGACTTTGCAGTCTCAATTACTCGTTTGGGTCCAAGCCATTTATCTCTTTCACATGCCAGTATTTTTTGCCTTATCTGGTTATTTCTTCACGGCATGCCAATCACCTGCCGATTTTCTAACGCGCATTAAGAAACGTAGTATCAGTATCGGTATCCCTTATGTTGCTTTTAGCCTTATCCTCCTTATTATGTTCCAAATTGGGGGTAATGCTGTTCGGCTCTCAACAGATTGGAAAGCCTTATTTAATATTTGGCAACAACCGATTGGACCACTATGGTTCCTATATGTCTTATTCGGTGTGATTGTCGCGAACAGCGCCTTGTCATTAGTCGTTAAAGATATTCGTATTCATCTAGGGATTGCCCTAACGCTCGCTGTTATTGCTAATTTTTGGATTATCCCTATTTACGCCATGCAACGTATTTTGGTTTGGTCTCCCTTCTTCTTATTAGGTGCTTATTTTCGTAAATATCCCATCAAAGGAAGTTGGCAGCACTTTGGTATCCTAGCTGGTATTTATCTGACTTATCTCGTGATTTGGCAATTTACAAATCCAACGACTCGCGTCAGTTATAATGCACCTGGCCTAACTGGCTTACTCATGATTATTGCAGTCGTTCTCGCTTTTATGCTTTTCCCACAACTATCACAAAAAACACAATTAGGTGATCGTTTCAATGCCATCGGGCAACAATCATTAGGTATTTACTTATTACATGTACCGCTAGTCAGCGTCACACGTATTGTCCTATTCCACTTCGGATACCAGAACGTTCTCATCCACGTGATTATCGGCTTCATTGTCGGGTGGTTTGGTAGCTTACTGATTTTGAAATACATGCCGCTCATTGATTACGTTCTTTATCCACTTAATTTTATTCCCAAAAAGAAAAAGGTATCTATCCATGACTAAGATTGATTTATCTCGTTCTGCTGATTATCGTAATGTCACAGACTATTTCAAAGGTAAGCCTGATGATCAAATTAAAGAAGAACTGGCGGAAACGCGCGGCGATATGATTTCAATTATGCAGAACCTAAGCCATGACTTTAATAAGTCTTCTGCTGTTCGTAACAGCAATGCCTTTGGTATGCGTAAGCTGATCTTTTTAAATCCTGAGAATCCAGCGCTCCCCGACGCTAAAGAAGGTATCAAGAAGTGGGATCGTCGTGGTGCCTTGGGTACACAAAATTATGAAACCATTGAACATTACCGTGTCACTGACTACCAAGATGTATTTGATCAATTACATGCGGAAGGTTATACAATCTTTGCTGTTGATAATACACCTGGTTACGACCCCCAATCATTGTACGAAGTATCATTACCACAAAAGTCAGCCTTCTTATTCGGAGAAGAACAATTAGGTCTTGCGGATGATTTGATTGAAGCCAGCGATGCCATGATTTACATTCCTCAATACGGGAGCATTCGTTCAATCAATGTTAGTGTTGCTAATGGTGTTATCGCTGCATTTTACGCCAGCCAACACATGCCAACACACTAATCGATATATTTATCATAAAACACAAAAAGGGCCCACAGCAGACGCTGTGAGCCCTTTTATTATGTTGTCTAATCAGATAGGTTTCTGATTAACCAAGCATTTTGTTATTACTTGTGGTCGTGGTATTGTGAAGCACGCTTACCGTGCAAGATACCATTCGCAAAACGTTCTAGTGCAGGGATCAACCAGAAGTCGACACCTAGCACACGTCCTGAACCGTTCATAATCGCAAATGAAACAGCTGGCAACAAGAACAACATGATGTCACCTGATACACCACCAGCGATGATGAAGTACAAGCTTAGCAAGATTCCAACGAATCCAGCCATTGATGTGAACATTCCAAGAACAATCAACCAACCAATAATCAATGAGATGATTCCTAGTGGTGAACCGAATGCTGACAAGCTTTGTCCGATTGACATCCAAACCATACCTGTGATGAAACGTAGTGGTAATGCGAACAAGACGTTTGCACGACGTGAAGTCCATCCGAAGAATGGGTTACGGCCATCTGGTGTTTCGAAGAATTCGTCACGTAGGTAGTGACCTAGGTAGTACCAGCTCTTGATTTGCAAGAACCAGTAAACGTTAATCATGTGCTTGAACATGTTAGCGAAGAATCCAGATAGGTTGATTCCGTTCTTACCCATCTTAACATCACCAAGTTGTAGCCAAACGGCAACAGCATAGCGAGCACCGATTGAAACGGCGTAACCTTGGTAACGACCCTTGAATTCCTTACGTTCACCCTTACCAGTCAAGTCAAAGACAATGTTTGGTACGGCAGTCTTAGCGGCTGATTCTCCACCTTCAACTGTTTGTGGTGTCCATCCGGCACGTGGGTTTTCTGGATCTGCCAATTCTGGGTCTTGGTACGCAGCAGCGTCACCAATAGCGTAGACATCTTCTTCGCCTTGGACACGTGAGTACGCATCAACCATGAATCGTTGACCAGGTCCAAGTTCAAGTCCCCATTGTTGACCTTGATCCTTAGCCTTAACACCGGCTGTCCAAATCAAAGTTTCTGTTGGGATTTCTGAACCGTCCTTAAGTACGGCAGCATTTTCCTTAACTTCCACAACACCAGTTGACTTCATCACTTCAACACCATGTGCTGTAAAGTGAGCTTCAGCCTTGTCAGCCAACTTACGGTCAAGCATGTTCAAGATTGTTGGTGCAGCTTCCACCATCTTGATCTTGATTTCGCTTTCGTCCAAGTTGTTAGCCAATGCCAATTCATGACGTTGTTCCATCAATTCACCAGTCAATTCTGAACCAGTAAATCCTGAACCAACAACCACGATTTGCAACTTAGCTGCACGAGCAACTGGATCTAGTTCCAATGCACCTTCGCGGATAACCTTTTCGATGTGCGCACGCAAACGAACGGCTTCTTCGTATGACCACAATGTGTAACCATATTCGTAGACACCAGGTGTTCCGAATGTGTTAGTTGTTCCACCAGTAGCCAAAACCAACTTTTCATAAGGAACAGTTCCGTCAGTTGTTTCCACAACCTTCTTGTCCTTATCAATTGACTTAACTTCCGCTGTCATCAATTCCACATTCTTGTATGGGTGGAACAAAGTACGCAAGTCGTTTTGAACGTGCTTAGGTTCAACACGACCTGTCGCTACTTCGTGCAATTCAGTCATGTATGTCATGAATGAGTGCTTGTCGATCAAAATGATCTTGTGATCCGTACCCTTAAGCTTCTTAGCTAGATTACGCGCCGCAACGACACCGGAAAAACCGGCCCCGACGACAACAACATTCTTAGTTGTCATGTAAATTCTCCTTGTCCTTGTAAAACACAATAAATACTCATCTTCAATTTTAGTCCTGTACTTATACTTTGTAAACCAAAATAGCCTAATTCAATAAGAAACATGCGTATTTTTTGCGATTTCATTCGTTTTTTTAAATTATGTTGCGGATTTTCAGACATTTCTATTTATAGAAAAATAAAAAAACGAGCCTATCACGAATGATAGACTCATTTTAATCTGAATTCAGAAATGATTACTTTGTCTTACCCATCATACCATCATGCATGTGGTCAATGTTCCACTTCATCATAGCGTAGTAAGTATCTCCGTTTTCACCTTCCTTGGCCAATGAATCTGTAAAGACTGTTGAGTAAATTGGCAAACCAGTTTCCTTAACAACCTTTTCCATTGACTTAGGTGATACTGAACTTTCAACGAACAATGACTTAACTTCTGAGTCATCAATCTTTGACAAGACTTGCTTCATTTGTTCAGGTGTTCCTTGAGATTCAGTGTTAATTTCCCAGATAAATACTGGTGTAATTCCGTATGCCTTTGAGAAGTACTTGAAGGCACCTTCTGATGTAACCAAGACACGTTGTGCTTCAGGCACGTCGTTAAACTTTGCCTTTGCTTCTGTGTCCAACTTGTTCAATTCTGCAATGTACTTGTCGGCACGTTCTTGGTACGCATCAGCGTTCTTAGCATCCTTCTTCTTCAAGACTGATGTAATTTGTTCAACGTACTTAATTCCATTTTGAATATCAAGCCAAGCGTGTGGGTCTTCTTCGTTTTCCTTACCTTCACTTGTCAAGTGCATAGGCTCAACGTGTTCAGATGCTGAGAAAACTTCTTCTCCATCGCGCTTGTTTGCTGTTTCCATCAACTTAGTAAACCAACCGTTACCACCTGTTTCTAGGTTCAATCCGTTGTGGAAGATAACATCGGCTCCAGTTGTGGCACGAATGTCTTCTGGCTTTGGTTCGTATTCGTGTGGATCAGTTCCACGCGGTACCATGCTGTAAACATCTACATCATCACCACCAACTTGTTCAACCATGTCTTGCAAGATTGAGTTTGTTGTGACAACGCTAAACTTTTCATTCTTATTTGATTGTTGAACATCACGTCCATTAATAAACCAAACAACTCCCCCAATAAGTACGGCTAGTGCCGCAAAGGTAATTCCTAACTTCTTAAGCATTTTTTCCCCCTAGCTTTTGAATGAATCCTTGTTTTGGTGCAATGAAGAATGACACCATGAAAATAATTGCGGCTACCAACACAATAGCAGGCCCCGATGCCCAGTTATATGTGTATGAAAGGTATAGTCCAACTGTTGAGGCAACGGTTCCGAATCCGGCTGCCAAGAACAACATAGTTGATAGACTGTTTGTCCACAAGAAGGCCGTAGCTGCTGGTGTAATCAACATCGCTACGATCAAAATAATTCCAACTGTTTGTAGGGCTGTCACTGTTACCAATGTCAACACAATCATCAAACCGTATTGGATAATGTATGTCTTCAAACCGTAAACACGCGCAAATGTTTCGTCGAATGATGTAATTTGCAATTCCTTAAAGAATACAACCACGAACAAGATAACAATTGCCATGATGATAACTGATGTAATCAAGTCAGCATCTGATACGGCCAAAACGTTACCAAACAAAATGTGGTGCAAGTTAGTTGAAGATTCGGCCATTGAAATCAAAATGAATCCCAAAGCAAAGAATGCTGAGAACACGATTCCAATCGCTGTATCGTTCTTCAACTTACTGTGTGAAGACACAAAACCGATTAGCAAGGCTGCAATCACACCGAAAGTCGCTGCTCCCCATAGCAGGTTAATTCCAAGCATGTAAGCAACCGCAACTCCAGGAAGCACTGAGTGAGAAATCGCATCTCCCATCAATGACATTCCACGAAGAATGATAAAGCTTCCGATAACCCCAGACATGATCCCCACCATGATTGAAGCCATCAAGGCACTTTGCAAAAAGTTATATTGTCCTAAAGCGACAATAAAGTCTTGAATACTAGCAAACATTAAGCTTCCTCCTTGTTATCAAACAACACAGCACCTAGGTCTGCAGAGAAGGCCTTTTGAATGTTTTGTTGCGTGTAAACATCTTCAACTGGTCCAGAAGCCACAACACCGTGGTTCATAATAACCAAGTTGTCAAAGTAGTTCGCAACCTTGTTCAAGTCGTGGTGCACAACGATAATCGTCTTACCTTCGTCACGCCACTTCTTCAAGATGTTCATAATTTCTGCTTCTGATGTCATATCGATTCCTACGAAAGGTTCATCCAAAATGACAACTTCAGCTTGTTGTACAATCGCACGTGCTACGAAGACACGTTGCAATTGTCCACCTGACAAACCACCAATTTGACGGTTCTTAAATTCTTCCAGCTTGACTTGCTTCAATGCATCCATTGCCAAGTCTTTTTCTGCCTGCGCAGGGCTTTTGAATAATCCTAACTTACCGTATGTACCGGTTAGAACCAACTCAAAAACACTGATCGGGAATGTTAAGTCCAAGTCTGCACGTTGTTCAACGTACGCAATCTTTTGGCGTTCCTTTGATACAGGTTGACCGTCTAACGCTACCGTTCCACCTTGCTTGCGAATCAACTCAAGAACAGCCTTGATCATTGTTGATTTTCCAGCTCCGTTGGGTCCAATAATACCCGTGATTTTAGCCGGTTCGAAGTCGACCGACAAGTTTTCAAATACAGGGGTCGCCGTGTAACCGACTGTTAAGTTCTTTACCTCTAACATTTGAGCCTCCATTACTATTTTTTTCGACACGAGAAAAATTCTTTTCATCTTCGCCTTAACCAGATTAACAGGTTTTACTTGGATAAACAACTATTTTCACCACATAATAAACTTTATTTATTTCAAGTATCATCAAAAAAAAGACAGACTTAAATTAAACTCTCACTACAATTTAATGTAAGCGCTTTTACTGGTATTAAGGCTTTTTATAAGCATGCATATATAATCGAAGGCTTTCATTGTATATAT includes these proteins:
- a CDS encoding metal ABC transporter permease; the encoded protein is MFASIQDFIVALGQYNFLQSALMASIMVGIMSGVIGSFIILRGMSLMGDAISHSVLPGVAVAYMLGINLLWGAATFGVIAALLIGFVSSHSKLKNDTAIGIVFSAFFALGFILISMAESSTNLHHILFGNVLAVSDADLITSVIIMAIVILFVVVFFKELQITSFDETFARVYGLKTYIIQYGLMIVLTLVTVTALQTVGIILIVAMLITPAATAFLWTNSLSTMLFLAAGFGTVASTVGLYLSYTYNWASGPAIVLVAAIIFMVSFFIAPKQGFIQKLGGKNA
- a CDS encoding metal ABC transporter ATP-binding protein, producing the protein MLEVKNLTVGYTATPVFENLSVDFEPAKITGIIGPNGAGKSTMIKAVLELIRKQGGTVALDGQPVSKERQKIAYVEQRADLDLTFPISVFELVLTGTYGKLGLFKSPAQAEKDLAMDALKQVKLEEFKNRQIGGLSGGQLQRVFVARAIVQQAEVVILDEPFVGIDMTSEAEIMNILKKWRDEGKTIIVVHHDLNKVANYFDNLVIMNHGVVASGPVEDVYTQQNIQKAFSADLGAVLFDNKEEA